In one window of Cellulophaga sp. HaHa_2_95 DNA:
- a CDS encoding DUF2851 family protein, producing the protein MREDFLHFIWKHKKLPITNLVSTSGEAIEIVQVGTHNHLAGPDFFNAQIRIGSQLWAGNVEIHIKSSDWYAHNHEQDENYDTVILHVVWEDDATVHRKDNIPIPTLALKTYLSPKLIKAYEALFSKSGKRFINCEKQITGLDSFVLKNWLDRMYFERLEEKSTLILSLLKKSKNNWEEVLFVLLLKNFGLKINGDAFLSLAQSVDFTSVRKIGANTLQLESLLFGHAGLLDENNTDLYFRELKDEYQYVKRKFQCEDSNAVRPAFFKLRPPNFPTIRLSQFSHLYAGQNNLFRRLIDATSIEELYGIFSVSASEYWDTHYTFAKESKKSKKKLTKKFIDLLIINTILPLKFCHAQYHGKEIESNLIPIIIGIKKEDNSIIENFNNLKISAHNAMESQSLLQLYTNYCLKNKCLQCAVGNSLLKGNA; encoded by the coding sequence ATGCGCGAAGACTTTTTGCATTTTATATGGAAACATAAGAAACTTCCAATAACCAACTTGGTAAGTACGAGTGGGGAGGCTATTGAAATAGTTCAAGTAGGAACTCATAATCATCTTGCAGGTCCAGATTTTTTTAATGCCCAAATTAGAATAGGAAGTCAACTATGGGCCGGCAATGTAGAGATACATATAAAATCGTCTGATTGGTATGCACATAACCACGAACAAGATGAGAACTATGATACGGTTATTTTGCATGTAGTATGGGAAGATGATGCTACAGTTCATAGAAAAGATAATATTCCAATACCAACTTTAGCGCTTAAAACTTATTTATCTCCAAAATTGATTAAAGCTTATGAGGCGCTATTTTCAAAAAGTGGAAAACGTTTTATTAACTGTGAAAAGCAAATTACGGGTTTAGATAGTTTTGTTTTAAAAAACTGGTTAGACAGGATGTATTTTGAGCGATTAGAAGAAAAATCGACCTTAATTCTAAGTCTTTTAAAAAAGTCTAAGAACAATTGGGAAGAAGTATTGTTTGTGCTGTTGTTAAAAAATTTCGGATTAAAAATAAATGGAGATGCCTTTTTAAGTTTGGCTCAAAGTGTAGATTTCACTTCTGTACGTAAAATAGGAGCAAATACCTTGCAATTGGAAAGTTTGTTATTTGGTCATGCAGGCTTGTTAGACGAAAACAATACAGATCTTTATTTTAGGGAATTAAAAGATGAATATCAGTATGTGAAGCGTAAATTTCAATGTGAGGACTCAAATGCAGTAAGGCCTGCATTTTTTAAATTGAGACCACCCAATTTTCCAACCATTAGATTGTCACAATTTTCACATTTATACGCAGGGCAAAATAACTTATTTCGTCGGCTTATAGATGCCACTTCCATAGAAGAACTTTACGGTATATTCAGCGTATCGGCCAGTGAGTATTGGGATACCCATTATACGTTTGCAAAAGAATCTAAAAAAAGTAAAAAGAAACTTACTAAGAAATTTATAGATCTTTTGATTATAAATACGATATTGCCACTTAAGTTCTGTCATGCGCAATACCATGGAAAAGAGATTGAAAGTAATTTAATACCTATTATAATAGGTATCAAAAAAGAAGATAATTCGATTATAGAAAATTTTAATAATCTCAAAATCTCGGCTCATAATGCTATGGAAAGTCAGTCTTTGCTGCAATTGTATACTAATTATTGTTTGAAAAATAAATGCTTGCAATGTGCAGTAGGTAATAGTTTATTAAAAGGAAATGCCTAA
- a CDS encoding tyrosine-type recombinase/integrase has translation MSEAAFIAYLTLEKKYSLNTVKAYENDLVEFALFCKNECSEEVIDHVSYVIIRNWIVALVDAGITNRTINRKISSLKAYYKFLLKIETIGVNPLAKHKALKTAKKIEIPFSEAEMQEVLNALSFSDDFEGFRDKLIIELLYATGIRRIELIMMKVSNVDLRQKTIKVLGKRNKERIIPLVDPLLVLFEAYFRIRSTVVVKESSDFVFLLKSGTKIYETLVYRIINHYFGLVSSKVKRSPHILRHTFATHLLNKGADLNSVKELLGHASLASTQVYTHNSIAELKKVHLRAHPRNKN, from the coding sequence ATGTCTGAAGCAGCTTTTATTGCGTACCTAACTCTTGAGAAGAAGTATTCTTTGAATACGGTAAAAGCTTATGAGAATGATCTGGTTGAGTTTGCATTGTTTTGTAAGAATGAATGTTCTGAAGAGGTTATCGATCATGTTTCTTATGTGATTATTAGAAATTGGATTGTGGCTTTGGTTGATGCAGGGATTACGAACCGGACGATTAATAGAAAAATTTCGTCTTTAAAGGCTTATTATAAGTTTTTATTAAAGATAGAAACTATAGGTGTTAATCCTTTAGCGAAACACAAAGCATTAAAAACAGCAAAAAAAATTGAAATTCCCTTTTCGGAGGCAGAGATGCAAGAGGTGTTAAATGCGTTATCTTTTTCTGATGATTTTGAAGGGTTTAGGGATAAACTGATTATAGAACTTTTGTATGCGACAGGTATACGGCGCATAGAGTTAATAATGATGAAGGTTTCTAATGTTGATTTGCGGCAGAAAACAATTAAAGTACTAGGGAAAAGAAATAAAGAGCGGATTATTCCATTGGTGGATCCTTTGCTGGTGTTATTTGAAGCGTATTTCCGGATTCGGAGTACGGTAGTTGTGAAGGAGTCTAGTGACTTTGTTTTTTTGCTTAAATCTGGAACCAAGATTTATGAGACCTTAGTTTATAGAATTATAAATCATTATTTTGGCTTAGTATCTAGTAAGGTAAAGAGAAGTCCTCATATATTGCGTCATACCTTTGCAACACACTTGTTAAATAAAGGGGCAGATTTAAATTCGGTAAAAGAATTATTGGGGCACGCTAGCTTGGCTTCTACTCAAGTATATACTCACAATAGTATTGCTGAGTTGAAAAAAGTACACTTAAGAGCTCATCCGCGAAATAAGAATTAA
- a CDS encoding TrkA family potassium uptake protein: protein MLRLFRSKIYLAIFLMTAVLLFGILGYRYISNYDWVDAIYMTIITVTTVGFSEVRPLDAQSKFFTISLIVSSVFIFAFAISVITEYVLGRNSLQILKKKKVKSKINSLTDHVIVCGYGRNGTQAAERLKAYKRPFVIIEKDKEIIERFEENILFIEGDANDDEILMEAGIERAKFLITALPDDATNLFVVLSSRQLNKDLFIISRASLLNSQKKLMLAGANKVIMPDKIGGDHMASLVVMPDLITFMDKLSVEGGHTTNLEEVSIEDFTDQMECNSLRDLDLRRKTGCTIIGYISPEGDYIINPEADLQLQPKSKVIVLGRPEQIRKLNEMFHIV from the coding sequence ATGCTTAGACTTTTTAGATCTAAAATATATTTAGCAATATTTCTAATGACAGCTGTATTGCTGTTTGGAATTTTAGGGTATCGTTATATTTCAAATTATGATTGGGTAGATGCCATTTACATGACCATAATTACAGTGACCACTGTAGGGTTTTCCGAAGTGCGACCATTAGATGCGCAATCTAAATTTTTTACCATATCATTAATCGTTTCAAGCGTTTTTATATTTGCCTTTGCTATATCGGTAATAACCGAATATGTTTTAGGTAGAAATTCGCTTCAAATATTAAAAAAGAAAAAAGTGAAATCTAAAATTAATAGTCTTACAGATCATGTTATTGTTTGTGGTTATGGCAGAAATGGTACGCAAGCAGCAGAACGTTTAAAAGCTTATAAGCGTCCGTTTGTAATTATAGAAAAGGATAAAGAGATTATAGAGCGCTTTGAAGAAAATATACTTTTCATAGAAGGCGATGCAAATGATGACGAAATATTAATGGAAGCGGGAATAGAGCGCGCAAAGTTTTTAATTACTGCTTTGCCGGATGATGCTACCAATTTATTTGTAGTGCTATCTTCAAGACAATTAAATAAAGATCTTTTTATCATCAGTAGAGCTTCTTTATTAAATTCTCAAAAGAAATTAATGTTGGCTGGGGCTAATAAAGTGATCATGCCAGATAAAATTGGTGGAGATCATATGGCCTCTTTGGTGGTGATGCCAGATTTAATCACCTTTATGGACAAGCTTTCTGTTGAAGGTGGACATACCACTAACTTAGAAGAGGTTTCTATAGAAGATTTTACGGATCAAATGGAGTGTAATTCGCTTCGTGATCTTGATCTAAGAAGAAAAACAGGCTGTACAATTATAGGGTATATATCACCAGAAGGCGACTATATAATTAATCCTGAAGCAGATTTGCAACTGCAACCAAAAAGTAAGGTAATTGTATTGGGAAGGCCGGAGCAAATCAGAAAACTGAACGAAATGTTTCATATCGTTTAA
- a CDS encoding helix-hairpin-helix domain-containing protein has translation MNSFKSHFKFSKQERSGIFFLLLIIVALQVSYLVYSKAVNNHSAKLLKVDEATQAQIDALKKSASQKGTLVIYPFNPNYITDYKGYTLGLSVIEIDRLHQFRAADKFINSVQDFQKVTLVSDSLLDKISPYFKFPNWVKKAKTSNSLLVQDSEGSFKTNVVHVKDINLATALELKEVNGVGDKLSARIVKFRDRLGGFVDDEQVSEVYGLEPAVVQRITKKFKVLIPPLINKINVNTASASEMAQLVYLNYTVSKAIVVYREENKGIHSFEELKNIEGFPSEKINRISLYLLL, from the coding sequence ATGAATTCATTTAAATCCCACTTCAAGTTCTCAAAACAGGAACGAAGTGGGATTTTCTTTTTACTTCTTATAATTGTTGCGCTTCAAGTGAGTTATCTTGTGTATTCTAAAGCAGTAAATAACCATTCAGCAAAGCTTTTAAAGGTTGATGAGGCCACGCAAGCTCAAATAGATGCACTTAAGAAATCCGCAAGCCAAAAAGGTACTCTTGTTATTTATCCCTTCAACCCTAACTACATTACAGATTATAAAGGATATACCCTAGGTTTGTCTGTCATAGAAATTGATCGGTTACATCAGTTTAGAGCTGCAGATAAATTTATCAATTCAGTTCAAGATTTTCAAAAGGTAACTTTGGTGTCAGATTCTTTATTAGATAAAATCTCACCCTATTTCAAATTTCCGAATTGGGTAAAAAAAGCGAAGACTTCAAATAGTTTATTAGTACAAGATTCTGAAGGGAGTTTTAAAACAAATGTGGTTCATGTCAAAGACATTAATTTAGCAACGGCATTGGAGTTAAAAGAGGTGAACGGGGTGGGAGATAAGCTTTCTGCCCGGATTGTAAAATTCAGGGACAGATTAGGAGGTTTTGTGGATGATGAACAAGTGTCAGAAGTCTATGGTTTAGAGCCTGCTGTAGTTCAAAGAATAACAAAGAAGTTTAAAGTGTTGATTCCGCCGCTCATTAATAAGATCAATGTTAATACTGCTTCGGCCTCAGAAATGGCACAATTAGTTTATTTGAATTATACAGTTTCTAAGGCCATTGTTGTGTATCGGGAAGAAAATAAGGGTATTCATTCTTTTGAGGAATTAAAAAATATAGAGGGTTTTCCTTCCGAAAAAATCAATAGAATATCTTTATATTTGTTATTGTAA
- the secE gene encoding preprotein translocase subunit SecE, whose translation MLTYIKESVEELRTNITLPSKAEASNLMVIVAVFSILFALATWGVDSLFSWLIDIYFKKLIN comes from the coding sequence ATGTTAACATATATCAAGGAATCCGTAGAAGAACTTAGAACCAATATAACATTACCTTCAAAAGCTGAGGCTTCAAATTTGATGGTAATTGTTGCTGTTTTTTCTATTTTGTTTGCTTTGGCGACTTGGGGTGTAGATAGTCTTTTTAGTTGGTTAATTGATATCTATTTTAAGAAATTAATAAATTAA
- the tuf gene encoding elongation factor Tu, whose amino-acid sequence MAKATFDRSKPHLNIGTIGHVDHGKTTLTAAITTVLANAGLSELRSFDSIDNAPEEKERGITINTSHVEYSTANRHYAHVDCPGHADYVKNMVTGAAQMDGAILVVAATDGPMPQTREHILLGRQVGIPRMVVFMNKVDMVDDEELLELVEMEVRELLSFYEYDGDNGPVIAGSALGALNGEQKWVDTVMSLMEAVDSWIELPKRDVEKDFLMPVEDVFTITGRGTVATGRIETGVANTGDPVEIIGMGAEKLNSTVTGVEMFRKILDRGEAGDNVGLLLRGIEKSQIKRGMVICKPGSVKPHAKFKAEVYVLKKEEGGRHTPFHNNYRPQFYVRTTDVTGTINLPDGVEMVMPGDNLTINVELLSPIALSVGLRFAIREGGRTVGAGQVTEITD is encoded by the coding sequence ATGGCTAAGGCAACATTTGATCGTTCTAAACCGCACTTAAATATCGGTACTATTGGACACGTAGATCACGGTAAAACTACATTGACTGCCGCTATTACAACAGTTTTAGCAAACGCAGGATTGTCTGAATTGAGAAGTTTTGACTCAATTGATAATGCACCAGAAGAAAAAGAAAGAGGAATCACTATTAATACATCTCACGTAGAATATTCTACAGCTAACCGTCACTATGCTCACGTTGACTGTCCAGGTCACGCGGATTACGTAAAGAACATGGTAACTGGTGCTGCTCAGATGGATGGTGCTATTCTTGTTGTTGCTGCTACAGATGGTCCAATGCCACAAACACGTGAGCATATCCTTTTAGGTCGCCAGGTTGGTATTCCTAGGATGGTTGTATTCATGAATAAAGTGGATATGGTTGATGATGAGGAGTTATTAGAGCTTGTTGAAATGGAAGTTAGAGAATTACTTTCTTTCTATGAGTATGATGGTGATAATGGTCCTGTTATAGCAGGTTCTGCTTTAGGAGCTTTAAATGGTGAGCAAAAATGGGTTGATACAGTTATGTCTTTAATGGAAGCTGTTGATTCTTGGATCGAATTGCCAAAGAGAGATGTTGAAAAAGATTTCTTAATGCCAGTTGAAGACGTGTTTACAATTACGGGTCGTGGTACTGTTGCTACTGGTCGTATTGAAACTGGAGTAGCTAACACTGGTGATCCTGTTGAGATTATTGGTATGGGTGCTGAGAAGTTAAATTCTACAGTAACTGGAGTAGAGATGTTCCGTAAGATATTAGATAGAGGTGAAGCTGGTGATAACGTAGGTCTTTTGTTGAGAGGTATTGAAAAATCTCAAATCAAAAGAGGTATGGTAATCTGTAAGCCGGGTTCTGTTAAGCCGCATGCTAAATTTAAGGCTGAGGTTTACGTTCTTAAAAAAGAAGAAGGTGGTCGTCACACGCCATTCCATAATAACTACCGTCCTCAGTTCTACGTAAGAACAACTGATGTTACAGGAACAATTAATCTTCCTGATGGTGTTGAGATGGTTATGCCAGGTGATAACCTTACTATTAATGTTGAATTATTATCTCCAATTGCATTGAGTGTAGGTTTACGTTTCGCTATCCGTGAAGGTGGTAGAACTGTAGGTGCAGGTCAAGTAACTGAGATTACTGATTAA
- a CDS encoding PspC family transcriptional regulator, with translation MNFLYQLLYFFQKHGFEVCRRIAERLGIRIRVVRTSFIYLTFVTLGFGFALYLFVAFWLKIKDLIYTKRTSVFDL, from the coding sequence ATGAATTTCTTATATCAATTATTATACTTTTTTCAAAAGCATGGTTTTGAAGTATGTAGGCGTATAGCGGAACGTTTAGGAATTCGTATTCGTGTAGTGAGAACATCTTTTATTTATTTAACCTTTGTAACCCTTGGTTTTGGTTTTGCCTTATATTTATTTGTAGCCTTTTGGTTAAAAATTAAAGATTTAATATATACCAAGAGAACGTCAGTCTTTGACCTGTGA
- a CDS encoding acyl-CoA dehydrogenase family protein has product MKSMYFTEEHQLFRESLKSFLKKEVVPHIEKWESTGTIERFIWAKFGEMGYFGLATPEKDGGLELDLFYTVILLEELQKINSGGFAAAMWAHAYLAMTHLNKEAGDLLKKEYLAPSVLGEKIGCLCISEPFGGSDVAGMRTTAEKKGDTYVINGSKTFITNGVYCDYMIVAAKTSPELGNKGISIFLVDKKVPGVTATKLNKLGWRASDTGEIAFDNVTIPAANLMGEEGKGFSYIMEHFALERLVMGINAHARAEYALDYTLQYMAERQAFGKTINKYQALRHRFVELQADMEMCREYNYLVAYRLNKGEYVVKEATISKLKSTKMADVVIYDCLQFLGGYGYMEDYPLARLLRDSRLGPIGGGTSEILKEILAKIIIDKKEYKTTKVE; this is encoded by the coding sequence ATGAAAAGTATGTACTTCACAGAAGAGCATCAGTTGTTTAGGGAAAGTCTCAAAAGTTTTTTAAAGAAAGAAGTCGTTCCCCATATTGAGAAATGGGAGAGTACAGGTACTATAGAACGTTTTATTTGGGCTAAGTTTGGGGAAATGGGGTATTTCGGTCTAGCCACACCAGAAAAAGATGGTGGTTTAGAATTAGATTTATTTTATACTGTTATTCTTCTAGAGGAACTTCAAAAAATTAATTCAGGTGGTTTTGCGGCTGCAATGTGGGCGCACGCCTATCTTGCAATGACGCATTTGAATAAAGAAGCAGGTGATCTATTAAAAAAGGAGTATTTAGCGCCTAGTGTACTAGGGGAAAAAATAGGTTGCTTGTGTATTTCAGAACCATTTGGCGGTAGCGATGTTGCCGGAATGCGAACAACGGCAGAAAAGAAAGGAGATACGTATGTTATAAATGGATCAAAAACATTTATAACTAACGGGGTCTATTGTGATTATATGATCGTTGCGGCAAAAACTAGTCCGGAGTTAGGAAATAAAGGAATAAGTATCTTTTTAGTAGACAAAAAAGTGCCTGGAGTAACGGCAACCAAATTAAATAAATTGGGCTGGCGTGCATCAGATACAGGAGAGATTGCTTTTGATAATGTAACTATTCCTGCTGCAAATTTAATGGGAGAAGAAGGTAAAGGTTTTTCGTATATTATGGAACACTTTGCTTTAGAGCGTTTGGTTATGGGGATTAATGCTCATGCTAGGGCAGAATACGCATTAGATTACACCTTGCAGTACATGGCAGAAAGACAAGCTTTTGGTAAGACTATTAATAAGTATCAGGCCTTACGTCATCGATTTGTAGAGTTGCAAGCAGATATGGAAATGTGTCGAGAGTACAATTATTTAGTAGCTTATAGGTTAAACAAAGGAGAATACGTAGTTAAGGAGGCTACTATTTCTAAGTTAAAGTCTACCAAAATGGCAGATGTTGTAATTTATGATTGCTTACAATTTTTAGGAGGCTATGGATATATGGAAGATTATCCATTAGCAAGGTTACTTCGTGATAGTCGTTTGGGGCCAATTGGCGGAGGAACTTCTGAAATCTTAAAAGAAATTTTAGCGAAGATAATTATAGATAAGAAGGAATATAAAACGACTAAGGTAGAATAG
- the nusG gene encoding transcription termination/antitermination protein NusG yields MSEVLDKKWYVVRAVSGQENKIKGYIESEVARLGFGDYLDEVLVPTEKVIQIRNGKKVNKERVYFPGYIMVKANLGGEVAHIIRSITNVIGFLGETKGGDPVPLRKTEVNRMLGKVDELTVTTDNVAIPYVMGETVKVIDGPFNGFNGTVEKVNEEKRKLEVMVKIFGRKTPLELSYMQVEKV; encoded by the coding sequence ATGTCAGAAGTATTGGATAAGAAGTGGTATGTAGTTAGGGCTGTAAGTGGTCAGGAAAACAAGATTAAGGGTTACATCGAATCAGAGGTAGCTCGTTTGGGTTTTGGTGATTACTTGGATGAGGTTTTAGTGCCTACTGAAAAGGTAATTCAAATCCGTAATGGAAAGAAAGTAAATAAAGAAAGAGTTTACTTTCCTGGTTACATTATGGTAAAAGCTAACCTGGGAGGTGAAGTTGCGCATATTATACGTTCTATTACTAACGTAATAGGTTTTCTGGGTGAAACTAAAGGAGGTGATCCTGTTCCATTGAGAAAAACTGAAGTTAATAGAATGTTAGGTAAAGTTGATGAATTAACGGTAACAACAGATAATGTTGCTATTCCATATGTGATGGGTGAAACAGTTAAGGTTATTGATGGTCCTTTTAATGGGTTTAATGGAACTGTTGAGAAGGTTAACGAAGAGAAGCGTAAGCTTGAGGTTATGGTGAAGATTTTCGGAAGAAAAACTCCATTAGAACTAAGTTATATGCAAGTTGAAAAAGTATAA
- the rpsU gene encoding 30S ribosomal protein S21: MLIIPIKEGENIDRALKRFKRKFDRTGTMRQLRKRQQFTKPSVARRAQMQKAHYIQGLRDQEEI; this comes from the coding sequence ATGTTAATTATACCGATAAAAGAAGGAGAAAACATAGATAGAGCATTGAAGCGTTTCAAGCGTAAGTTCGATAGAACTGGAACAATGCGTCAATTAAGAAAACGTCAGCAGTTTACGAAGCCATCAGTGGCACGTAGAGCGCAGATGCAAAAAGCGCATTATATTCAAGGCTTGAGAGATCAAGAGGAGATTTAA
- the rplA gene encoding 50S ribosomal protein L1, whose amino-acid sequence MAKLTKNQKEALSKIDKNKIYSLSEGSALVKEITKAKFDASVEIAVRLGVDPRKANQMVRGVVTLPHGTGKDVKVLALVTPDKEAEAKEAGADFVGLDEYLDKIKGGWTDVDVIITMPSVMGKLGPLGRVLGPRGLMPNPKTGTVTMDVAKAVAEVKAGKIDFKVDKTGIVHAAIGKVSFSADKIHENAKELIDTLNKLKPTASKGVYIKSIFMSSTMSPSLQLDTKSV is encoded by the coding sequence ATGGCAAAATTAACAAAAAATCAAAAAGAAGCGCTTTCTAAGATTGATAAGAATAAAATCTATTCACTATCTGAAGGGTCAGCTTTAGTAAAAGAAATCACAAAAGCAAAATTTGATGCGTCTGTTGAAATCGCTGTTCGTTTAGGAGTTGATCCTAGAAAAGCGAATCAAATGGTGCGTGGTGTAGTTACTTTACCTCACGGTACAGGTAAGGATGTAAAAGTTCTTGCTTTGGTAACTCCAGATAAAGAAGCAGAGGCTAAAGAAGCTGGTGCTGATTTTGTAGGTTTAGATGAGTATCTAGATAAAATCAAAGGCGGTTGGACAGATGTTGATGTAATCATCACTATGCCAAGTGTTATGGGTAAATTAGGTCCTTTAGGTAGAGTATTAGGTCCTAGAGGTTTAATGCCTAACCCTAAAACAGGAACGGTAACTATGGATGTGGCTAAGGCTGTAGCTGAAGTTAAAGCTGGTAAAATTGACTTTAAAGTTGATAAAACTGGTATCGTTCATGCTGCAATTGGAAAAGTTTCATTTTCTGCGGATAAAATCCATGAAAATGCAAAAGAACTTATTGATACATTAAATAAGTTGAAACCAACTGCATCTAAGGGTGTTTATATTAAGAGTATTTTCATGTCTAGTACTATGAGTCCTAGTTTGCAATTAGATACTAAATCAGTTTAA
- a CDS encoding sodium:alanine symporter family protein, producing the protein MKYRLLTLFALMAPIFTFSQEVVEKGLDEKIDEAFKPISDFFSAVIFFNVWHDPDIPFVLVLLVASALFFTIYFGFPNVRFFGKAINTVRGKYEDIEKHGAKELYGEDGIAQGQDLSNVDIEEHLVGLEDDLAVNGDIIDTIRDESSDGEVSHFQALATAVSGTVGNGNIAGVALAIALGGPGATFWMIVCGLLGMSTKFVECTLGVQYRDVGEDGTVYGGPMYYLSKGLKERGFQKLGKVAAVIFAVFCIGGSFGGGNAAQSNQATIVLKELFNWQSTAAGAIVGLGLAILVGIIIIGGIKRIAQVTEKVVPFMAIMYVVACLYIIFANFNLIDDAVALIVTEAFNPKAIGVGGVIGVLLVGFKRAAFSNEAGAGSASIAHSAVRTKYSASEGLVALLEPFIDTVLICTMTALVIVIFNFGGYFEYGLDVSTDGSGAVQIGADVVQGAGITAKAFAAYIPYSNVFLTIAVVLFAVSTMISWSYYGLQSWKFLFGRGKAADLTYKFLFLTFVVIGAAASMGSIWAFSDAMIFAMVFPNMVGLFFLFPVVKKQLKRYLDAIKLKYDAIDN; encoded by the coding sequence ATGAAGTATAGACTTCTTACGCTGTTTGCATTAATGGCGCCTATTTTTACCTTTTCTCAAGAGGTAGTGGAAAAAGGATTAGATGAAAAAATTGATGAAGCATTTAAGCCTATTTCCGATTTCTTTTCCGCAGTAATTTTCTTCAATGTTTGGCATGATCCAGATATTCCTTTTGTTTTAGTTCTGTTAGTAGCAAGTGCTTTGTTTTTTACCATCTATTTTGGATTTCCTAATGTTAGGTTTTTCGGAAAAGCTATTAATACGGTAAGAGGTAAGTATGAAGATATTGAAAAACATGGAGCAAAAGAATTATACGGTGAAGACGGTATTGCTCAAGGTCAAGATTTATCTAACGTAGATATAGAAGAGCATTTAGTAGGCTTAGAAGATGATTTAGCAGTAAACGGAGATATTATAGATACCATTAGAGATGAAAGTTCAGACGGAGAAGTAAGTCACTTTCAGGCACTTGCAACGGCAGTATCTGGTACTGTTGGTAATGGTAACATTGCAGGGGTTGCATTAGCCATTGCATTAGGGGGTCCTGGGGCTACATTTTGGATGATTGTTTGTGGTCTTTTAGGGATGTCTACAAAATTTGTAGAATGTACTTTAGGGGTTCAATATCGTGATGTCGGAGAAGATGGAACGGTTTACGGAGGTCCTATGTATTATTTGAGCAAAGGATTAAAGGAAAGAGGATTTCAAAAATTAGGTAAAGTTGCTGCGGTAATCTTTGCTGTTTTCTGTATTGGAGGCTCTTTTGGTGGTGGTAACGCTGCGCAATCTAATCAAGCAACTATTGTATTAAAAGAATTATTTAACTGGCAGAGTACAGCGGCAGGAGCTATTGTTGGTTTGGGACTTGCAATTTTAGTAGGTATAATTATAATAGGAGGTATTAAGAGGATTGCTCAGGTAACTGAAAAAGTAGTTCCTTTTATGGCTATTATGTATGTAGTAGCATGTTTATACATCATTTTTGCTAATTTCAATTTAATTGATGATGCGGTTGCTTTAATCGTTACAGAAGCATTTAATCCTAAAGCCATTGGAGTTGGTGGGGTGATTGGTGTGTTATTAGTAGGGTTTAAAAGAGCAGCATTCTCTAACGAAGCCGGTGCAGGTTCTGCCTCTATTGCTCACTCTGCAGTAAGAACAAAATATTCAGCAAGTGAAGGTTTAGTAGCTTTGTTAGAGCCTTTTATAGATACCGTGTTAATTTGTACGATGACGGCTTTAGTAATTGTTATCTTCAACTTTGGCGGATATTTTGAATATGGTTTAGATGTTAGTACAGATGGTAGTGGTGCAGTTCAGATAGGGGCAGATGTTGTTCAAGGAGCTGGTATTACCGCTAAAGCTTTTGCTGCTTACATTCCTTACTCTAATGTTTTCTTAACAATAGCGGTAGTGTTATTTGCAGTATCAACTATGATTTCTTGGTCTTATTACGGACTGCAATCTTGGAAGTTTTTATTCGGTAGAGGTAAAGCGGCAGATTTAACCTATAAATTTTTATTTTTAACGTTTGTAGTAATTGGTGCTGCTGCAAGTATGGGTTCTATATGGGCATTCTCAGATGCAATGATTTTTGCCATGGTTTTTCCTAATATGGTAGGATTATTTTTCCTTTTCCCAGTAGTTAAAAAGCAACTTAAAAGATATCTTGATGCTATCAAGTTAAAGTATGATGCTATAGATAACTAA
- the rplK gene encoding 50S ribosomal protein L11, with product MAKEISKVVKLQVRGGAANPSPPVGPALGAAGVNIMEFCKQFNARTQDKQGKVLPVAITVYKDKSFDFVVKTPPAAVQLMEAAKIKKGSGEPNRVKNGNVSWDQIKTIAEDKMVDLNAFTVESAMSMIAGTARSMGLKVSGTRPF from the coding sequence ATGGCAAAAGAAATTAGTAAAGTAGTTAAACTACAAGTTAGGGGAGGTGCAGCGAATCCGTCGCCACCGGTTGGACCCGCTTTAGGTGCTGCCGGTGTTAACATCATGGAGTTCTGTAAGCAATTTAATGCACGTACACAGGACAAACAAGGTAAAGTTTTACCTGTTGCTATCACCGTATACAAGGATAAGTCGTTTGACTTCGTTGTAAAGACACCGCCGGCGGCAGTTCAGCTTATGGAAGCGGCTAAGATTAAAAAAGGATCTGGTGAACCTAACCGAGTTAAAAACGGAAACGTATCTTGGGATCAAATTAAGACTATCGCTGAAGATAAGATGGTAGATCTTAATGCATTTACAGTTGAATCAGCGATGAGTATGATTGCTGGAACTGCAAGATCTATGGGTTTAAAGGTTTCAGGAACAAGACCTTTTTAA